ggtgGGCACATCTGTGTCTGCAAGGATTTAGTATCTGTAAGATAAAGAATgttgttatttctgctttctgaccTGCCTGTGGAATTCTTTACAACAGTAACGAGGGATCTGCCATTTCTGCTTTACAGCATTGATTGTCTTCCAGCCTGCAAGGCATCTTCTCATTAGGTAAGGCATCTTCCTAATTAGTTAAGAGCCTAATTTACTCACAATTAagggaaaaacaagaaggtggtAGATTTCTGTAGAACAGATTTCTTCATTGTGACAAACTTCTGTTAAATGTTGTGGGCAATTGCTGTGTGTCCACATAGTCCTGGCCACTGCTCGGTTATGGTAAATACAGCATGGTTGTGTCGGCTACTCATGGCAAGAAGGCTCTCCAAAGTGGCTGTGCTTGAAGCCACTAGCCACTGATGTCATGCCACGGAATCCTTCTTGGGGATTCCTTATGTTTAATTATGGACCAGTGAAGTAAATGATACATTCTGGCACAAAGTCCAGATAGACAGAGCCAGCCAACAGAACAGACTATCACAAAATCTTAAAGCTTTGTAACAAATTCTGTGTACTACTGTATATGATACTGGCCAAAAGTTtatatgaaaatacttttcagaTGATACTGCAGGGTGATGATCTGCATGTGAGCTTTGTACTAGGAAACttggtaaaaatgcaaaaattaacTAAGTGAACAAAAAAGGAGATGTAGTGCTCCTACTcctctgaaacaaaacagagtaAAGTGGAGGATCTGCATGCTGCTAGGAGCTGATGTTAATGTTAATATTTGATTGGGTTATTTAGGTAACTAAAAGTCATGACATGACATCTAATTAAGTTGCTTATTTGTCTGACTTCCTAGAAATTCAGGTGCTTTCTTTTACTAGACATAGGTTTTCCTTAGAAATCCAGTACTGTGTTTAGATATCCAGCACTGTGTTTAGATATCCAGCTTTGATTTGTAAATTCTTGAACTAAGGATTATAACTTTGCATATAATTCTTTTCACAGCACACAAAGAAATAGTTGGTGATGCAGTATTTTAACATATTGTCTCTCCTTATATATCATTGCTCAAATACTACTTCCCAGATTTAAGTCACTTAAAACAGATTTCTACCATTGTCAAAGAAATATCAGTGCAGTTGATTTAAGGTGAGAGTCACACTAAAATTTAAGCATGAGATCAAGTTAACTAGAAACTAAACTTTAAAGTTCTTGGACAATGGAACATGGGAGGAAAAGTATTTTGTTCAGACAGATCTCTAAAATTTCCAGTTTGACTTTCTTAAATCATTGAGCTTGTTCTGTTGTCTACACCTAGGATTATTTCTAATTTAGACCTGGGTATATGTCTCTGCTTAAACCCAGAAACAAATTTGTTTGTATCCCCAAGACACCTAAAGGACACAATTTGATAGGCAAAGGAGTCATGGAGGGCACTGATAACACAGCTGATATTCACAGGTCCTTTCAGCAGTAAGAAAGCAGTTTTACACATTTAACTCCCGCTTTACAATCAGAGTCTATACTAAAAAATGAAGAGACTGGAAGCTGAGCTTCCTTTAGCCTGAGGGGGTTTGATTTGCCCCATTCATGCTTCAGACGATTGCCCTTGCCACAAGGTTGAAGGCATTCTTCACCACAGGAcctttctttctgctggaaGAGGCGTGGCATTGTGAAGCAAGGAAAGCAGCATTCTTCAGTGTggcaggaggagaagcaggatgGTCGTTGCTGGAAGGCTGCAGTTGTTTGGAAAGCTGCATTTGGTGTTTCTACCCCTAAAACTCTGCTTTGAGAGACAAAGTACACACCTTATTTCAAACACTAATGCTACCATGTGGGGCTGCTTAAACATTTTGTGATGAGAAGCAAACAACTCTAGTGAATTATttagagcagcagcaaaagacaCCATGCATTAGTTAGTCCTTAGAACACCTTCTGAACTCACCTATCCGTATCTTGTGTATTGGCAAGTGGGGCTTTTTGGTTTGGTAACTCCAGGTAGGTGTGAATATCTTCTTCCTCTGGCATGGTGCCTCACTGTGGTGCCTCAGTTCTGCTTTGGGATCTTTTGTTTGATATTTACCTGCAGACGGACACAAAGCACTTTGCAGCATGGTGTTAAAGCTTTGAGCTTAAAAAATTGCAAGTGCTTTATTGATGTTGCAGTCAATCACAGCAGTGTTCCTCTGtaaatgctttaatttaaatttttcctGGTGAAATCTCCAATCTTCTGAGATCTAGCGATCTAACTGGAAAGAGCAAAATGTTGAGGAGAGATTGGGAGTGTTAGACACAGAATATTAAAAGAGTGTTAAAGTTACCCTGCTTAGCTTGGCAAGGCATGACTTAACCATTTTCAGAAATTATGCCGATACctagaaatgcaaaaagaaaactcaaaTCTTTCAGCTGGCATTTTCCACAGTATAGAACACACCAGTGCTAGGAATATGTGAGTGCTAGGAGCCTGATACTTATCATCGCCATTAGCAATCCAGTGACAGATAGAAGGTATCTTCAGGAGCTGAGCAGATGAGATCAAACCAAGGGACTCATGAGTATGCTACAGACCAATGTTACCTTTAAGAAGGCTCCTAAAGTTCTTCAGcctggagctgaaaagaagcTCATGAATTTTACTAAAGGCAATATGAAGTCCTGCATATAGGAAAGAATAGCCCCATACAACAGGTATGTCAGCTGTTATTTAGCTAGAAAATACCTTTGAGAAAAGGGTTATCTGTCCTGGTGCACATATGTCAGCAGTGTGCCTTTTGGGAGAATGAAGGCCAAGTACATTGTCAGGCAGTCATAACAGTGTAGTCAGCAGGTAAAAGGAATTTGATTCTTCCCCTGCATTCAGGTCCCAaatctggagtattgtgttcAATTTGGTGCTCCCCCATGGCAAGACACCGACATTCCTGAGGGAGTTTGGTGGAGAGTTTCCAACACAGACAGGAGCAAATGCtgtatgaggagaggctgaaagGGTGAGGGCTGTCAGCTCTGGAGACAATGTTGAAACAGGGTTGTCTTATTGctatttttaacaaaaagtGGGTGGTTATATGGTAAAAAGAGCCAGACTGTTCTCATATGTGCAGAGTGGAAGCATGAGGGACAACAGACCTGTGTTGCAACAATAGAAATATGATTAggtgtgaaaatgaaaaaaatcacaatcaGGGTGGTCAAACATCAAACAGGGATGAAGTGGAGATGAAGTGGGATTGAAGTATCTACATGACTGAAGATAACCAAAACTTCACTGGAAAAGGCTCTGGGTAATTCGATCTGATATTTGACCTCCTTTGCACAGAAAGATGTACCTAAGAACTGCCTTCGCAAATCACACATTCTATGAGTCTGTTTAAGTTTTTCAATAAACTGTGTCAATGAAGCAAGCTGACTTATTTGGGCAACACATCTGCTCTTCCACAGTGTTCTCTGCTGACGAGCCTCTCCACAAGCTGCAGCCATGTCGTCAGACTCCGAGATGGCCATCTTTGGGGAGGCAGCTCCTTATCTCCGAAAGTCAGAGAAGGAGAGAATTGCTGCCCAGAACAAGCCTTTTGATGCCAAAACATCGGTCTTTGTGGCCCATGCTAAAGAATCCTTTGTGAAAGGGACAGTCCAGAGCAAAGAAGGAGGGAAGGTCACTGTCAAGACTGAAGGTGGAGAGGTGAGTAAGAAGCAAGGCTGAAGGGCACCGTTTAATTCCCACTCTCAGTTCTTATCTGACATACATGCATCTCCTTCCTCTGACAGACCCTGACCGTGAAGGATGATCAGGTCTTTCCCATGAACCCTCCCAAGTACGATAAAATCGAGGACATGGCCATGATGACCCACCTCCATGAACCCGCTGTGCTGTACAACCTCAAAGAGCGTTACGCAGCCTGGATGATCTACGTAAGTACCAGCTGCAGCCTTCCTCTGGGTAGCTGGGAGGAACTGCTCTGCCAGCCTAAGCGGAAGCCAACGTGCTGTCTCCCTTCCCCACAGACCTACTCGGGTCTCTTCTGTGTCACCGTCAACCCCTACAAGTGGCTGCCGGTGTACAACCCGGAGGTGGTGTTGGCCTACCGAGGCAAGAAGCGCCAGGAGGCCCCTCCACACATCTTCTCCATCTCTGACAATGCCTATCAGTTCATGCTGACTGGTGAGTGGTTCTCTTTTTCTCAGAGGGATTGTACCATGAAATTCTCTGAAGGAATACTCTGTCCCACTAATACAAGGAGACTTTTTTGAAAGCTTTCCTGGTTCTGATGCATACATAACACTGTGCTTTATTATCTTCACACCATTGAAGGAAGCTTCAATATCACAGATGATCAGATTTGTCTTAATAAAACCattgcatgaaaaaaataaatagaattatATATTGCTGCTAGTTTTGCTTCCAATATTCCGttcccttctttctctgtgcTATTGTGTTCAGAGCTATTACCCAATCTCAGGATTCCTTTGTAATGGATTCTTATTATCCCTTTCTCTCCGCTCTAATTACAATCTGTGTAGTCAAAAATCAgaacaatgaaaaaagaaataatttactgtatgcaggagaaaaaaactaTAAAGAGTGCAGTAGCCAAGAAACAAATACCCCCCATGGGGTTTTATCTTTCctataaaagattaaaaatatcaTTACCTTGCAAAgaattgaattttaaaaaacTCTAACTAGtaagcaaaggaaaacctgTACAGACATTTTTCCTGTCATGACTTACAGTCACTGCattaattttcagtcttttcctgttcttcattTATGAAATCCCATTTGTTTCTGCCTCTTTCACAGATCGTGAGAACCAGTCGATCCTGATCACGTATGTACACTTGCTGCTCTGGTCCCTGTGGGGATGCCTGGTGCCAGGGATCCTCCTGCCTTACCATACgctctctgcttctctctttgGTTGCACAGCGGAGAATCCGGAGCAGGGAAGACTGTGAACACAAAGCGTGTCATCCAGTACTTTGCAACAATTGCAGCGAGCGGGGacaagaagaaggaagagcaaaCATCAGGCAAAATGCAGGCAAATTGATAGACTCTGGCTAGAATCAGtgctttcctttgtttctgacATGTTTTTCGAAAGGATAACCATCAATAATTTTCATTCTGCAGGGAACGCTTGAGGATCAAATCATCAGCGCCAACCCACTGCTGGAGGCCTTTGGAAATGCCAAGACTGTGAGGAACGACAACTCCTCACGCTTTGTAAGTTGTTGACTGGAGAAGTTGACATCTAGAGTTGCACAAGGATGTCACAACAGAAGCTGTCACTTCTGATCTGTCATGGTCAGATGATTGAAttaattaaactaattttttgTCAAAAATACTACCTAACTAGACTATTTAATTAACAATATAACTTTAAAAGTGTAGTACAGCAAAGATGTATCAATATCTCTCTTATTTAATGTttgtaaatacatatatttatactCCTGATATCTGTCATACAGCATGAATAAACAAATTTGTGTGAATTGAGATAATGTAGAAtgaaaggagggagagaggaaaagacGAGATGGAATTTGTGCATCAGATCAGCAAAATATAGACCTCTTTTTCTGTAGACACAGAACTGAGCAGGTCTGTTGATTAGACAGTGATAGAAGTTTTCTGGAAACAGATGACTTCAAAACATCCTAtcagaaaccaaacaaacctaTGATATGTCCTTTCAataattttaatgcaaaaagacATTTGTAAATTTTATAAGATAACGTGTGAATGTCCTTGAGAAATCACAACACCAATCCCTAGCTTCAGCTTAAAGTTCCATGTTCTGGGTGCTTTGCCCTTATCCCCACAACTCAGAAAGTAAcagctgctttttcagcagcttCTAAAAATCTCTCTTAATATTTATGCCATCAAAATCCAGCTTCACAGTGTCCTAGCTGAGTAAAACTTGAAGCAACTTCATCTTGCATTCTCTCTACCCATGTGTCTGAATTGAGGCATAATTGCCTTAATGAAAGGCttgtttactgttttttttcttgttcatgtGCAATCAGAAtaatctgttaaaaaataatacctCATTATTTACCATCAGTTCTTTAACTAAATATTCCTAGTATAGAGAgtttcttaatatatttttctgtttcattttgctttttttaagaaaaataaaaactaatggaaataaaaataaaataaaaaaacaaacaaaaagccccaaccaGAACCAAACAATACAATAACTCCTAAGTTTAAATCTTGTCCTCTGTGGACAATGTAAGGTAACATATTTACCATCTTAGTGAAatttcaaaatgccttttttctttcccctctaaAGGGCAAATTCATTCGAATCCACTTTGGGGCCACAGGGAAACTGGCTTCTGCTGACATTGAAACATGTAAGAGACTTTCTGACCTGATCACattccttcttccctttccacCTCAATGTACATTCTCAGACCTAACTCTGTCTTACTGTCCTTGCCAGATCTGCTGGAAAAGTCCAGAGTCACTTTCCAGCTCAAGGCAGAAAGAAGCTACCACATATTCTATCAGATCATGTCCAACAAGAAGCCAGAGCTAATTGGTAGGTAGTATAAGAAATTGTTTGATGGCATCTGAATGTGTTTAACATTTCTTATGCCTAAATATATTCTGTTCCTCTTTACAGACATGCTCCTTATCACCACCAACCCATATGACTACCAGTTTGTGAGTCAAGGTGAGATCACTGTTGCCAGCATTAATGACCAGGAAGAGCTGATGGCTACAGATGTAAGTGGCACAGAGCATAATGGGAAGGTGAAAGTTCCTTTTAATGGTCCGGAGGTTTATTTGGCTGATATTGTTGCAGAGTGCCATTGACATCCTGGGCTTCACCGCTGATGAGAAGACAGCCATCTACAAGCTGACAGGGGCTGTCATGCACTATGGGAACTTGAAGTTCAAGCAGAAGCAGCGcgaggagcaggcagagccagaTGGCACAGAAGGTACAAACAAAATCTAGAACTCCCAATAATAGAAAAAGTTACATAGCTGGAAGCTGGCATTCAGgtatcttagaatcatagaatagttagggtcggaaaggaccttaagatcatctagttacaacgcccctgccatgggcagggacacctcacactaaactatgccacctaaggcttcgtccaacctggccttgaacactgccagggattcagcattcacaacctccctgggcaaccaagtTACTTTCATAAAGACATGAATCTCATTTTCTACGATATTCATGCTTCTGAATTGTCCTTCAAGCTTTTATAAGATTACAGTGCTGAAACCTACGGCTACATCTAACGTTGACTTTCAGTGATCACTTCTCCTCTGTTCCTGTCTCTTTGAGTATAGTTGCTGATAAGGCTGCCTATTTGATGGGTCTGAACTCAGCTGACCTGCTGAAGGCCCTCTGCTACCCCCGCGTCAAGGTTGGGAATGAATATGTGACCAAGGGTCAAACTGTGCAGCAGGTAACAACCACCTACTGGGAACCTCtgtcttgatttattttcttgctctgGGTATTTTCTTATGCTTCATTCTTCTTTGTTTTAGGTGGTCAATTCAGTGGGTGCTCTGGCAAAAGCTGTCTATGAGAAGATGTTCTTGTGGATGGTTGTTCGCATCAACCAACAGCTGGATACCAAGCAGCCCAGACAGTACTTCATTGGTGTCCTGGACATTGCTGGCTTTGAGATCTTTGATGTAAGTGCTACAAAAATCATAGGAAAACCTTGAAAAGGCACCTAGGCTTTAAGAGAAAATCGAGAATTCCAGTAGatttttgaaaaaaatccattcacTTGCAATTTCAAATCAAGTTTTGtgtgttggtttggttgttgtcttttttgtttgggtttttctgtgtgtggaGGTGGGGGTTCTTAGGtaatttttggggttttgttgtttttgttgtttgttttttaattattagtattttattttttattttgtggaaatGTTTCCCTGCTTTTATATGTAACTGTTCTTTCCAGGACAATCCACGAGCTTCAGTGGATCTGCATGTAATAGCTTTATGCGATACACATTAGTATTAAGCTTAGTATCAAGAAAATCCACTGACAAAAGCACACAAATACTGACTATTATGAAGTATAGGAAGAGAAAGGTAGACTTAAGCCCCACTCATAAAATTGGGCCTAGGCTTTGGAAAAAGAGAGCAATATAtacctttttgttttgaagagcCAAAGGGTGATTCCCTGAGTCCAAGCCAGGACTGGCAAACACTGACAATGTCTAATTTTATCATAAGGGCTATGGGAAAATTTACATAATACAACAGAACAGAGAAATGTAAGTTGCACCTTgacagagataagactaacaaatCATTTTGGAATctgatttgaaaaataaatatgtaaacatTATTCATGTAGCAaagagcaaaaaaccccaaatctctttaaaagtaattaattAGATgcttcagcattaaaaaaaatcttagtttTAACTGCACATCCTCTGTATGTGATTGGAAGTGTGCAGAAAGAAGCTATGCAGGTGGCTCTTCATCTTGAGAATGAGTAAACCTTGTCTTTGCACTGAGCAGTTCAACAGCCTGGAGCAGCTGTGCATCAACTTCACCAATGAGAAACTGCAACAGTTCTTCAACCACCACATGTTTGTGCTAGAGCAAGAGGAGTacaagaaggaaggaattgAATGGACATTCATCGACTTTGGGATGGACCTGGCTGCCTGCATTGAGCTCATTGAAAAGGTATCCTTCCTGTTCAGGTGCATTGTGCatttggcaatttttttttgctgcttggCATCAGTTTTCAGAGGACTCTTCCACATTCATGTCCAAATCAGTTATTCAAAATACCTGAATATGTAACTTATTTTATCTGTGAGCTCATTGAAAAAGTGTGTTGATTACGTTTAAGATTTTGCTATTCCTTCTTTGTGACAGAATTACAggatttttcttcagctttattttttcttgcccTAGTGCTTCACAAAACTACCTGTCATTATCCATCGTAGCCATATCTGGCTCTTTGACTTCAAAAAAGCTTTGGGTACCTTTTAATTTCAAGTATTATTTTCATTCGGAAAGTAATTTCTGAGGACCCTTCTGATTAGGCTACAAATGAAATAACCTTAGGTTACTTATTAGCTACATTATTatgagtttaaaaaagaaaaatagctgtaatttttcttgtttggcAAAGGCAATAGAAGAAATAATGTGATCACACATAATGTGATGACAAGGATTCGCTGTAGGTGTGTTTTCTAGTCTACAAAGATGAAAGATCTCTTTATAGAAATCCAGACACAGTTTTCTGTATTATGATAACAAGACTAATACTGTGATTTCTGAAACACAATTTCAGATTGAAATCATAGGTGTATATAGAAAAAGGTACTGGATGAACTGGGATGAATAAAACCATCACTATGAGCTGACACCATTTTGTGTAACATCATTTTGTACAGGAATGAAAAGGCAGAGATATCTCATAAGAAATAACATCTCAGGAAATAGCTGAAAGACCTGTTGATCTGCTGAACAAAGGACAGTTTTAATATGACAGTTTCATCTACAAAAATCTACATCATGaaagaatgcagaaaataaaaatctttcgATTCAGTTTCtaaattatttagaaaactTTGTGTGATGATTGTGACACTATCACTTCTGAAATGCATTAGTTTCAGACACAGATTCATATCTTGTCTAGAACTGCATATGCAAAACTAAACAAAGATTTGATCCACTTTTTGATCCAAAAATGTAATCTATTTCTCAGTTCGCTGTGCCTTACTGCAGTCTCCTTCCAAAGGCAAGTCTATATTTTATTGCTGTcatttttttgctgcttctcccagcCCATGGGCATCTTCTCCATCCTGGAAGAGGAGTGCATGTTCCCCAAGGCAACTGACACCTCTTTCAAGAACAAGCTCTATGACCAGCACCTGGGCAAGTCCAACAACTTCCAGAAGCCAAAGCCTGCCAAAGGCAAGGCTGAGGCTCACTTCTCCCTGGTGCACTATGCTGGCACGGTGGACTACAACATCACTGGCTGGCTTGAGAAGAACAAAGACCCCCTAAATGAAACTGTCATTGGGCTGTATCAGAAATCATCTGTAAAGACACTGGCTTTACTTTTTGCTTCTGTTGGTGGAGAGGCAGGTAAGTTTTCTAAAATCTCATCTTCTTGTTGCACAGAGGTTCTTCAAAATTGTGGAATCATGAATGAGTTCCAGAGCCATAAATGTTTCATTATCTTTACTTTGTCAGAGGCTAGTGGTGGTGGAGGCAAGAAAGGTGGCAAGAAGAAGGGCTCTTCTTTCCAGACTGTGTCAGCTCTTTTCCGGGTAAGTAAACACTTTGTCTTTTCAGCTATGCAATTTAGAATTAAACAGCACTTTGAAATCACAcaataacagtaaaaaaaaaaaaaaaaaaaaaagtaaaaaactttGCTCGAATTATCATTAAAAAACAACCCTACCCCActtatggaagaaaaatgactgtgaTGTCCTAAACCTCCACTTGAAATATGCCATAATTTTCTCATCAAACTAAGAAATACACACCCTCTATCACTCATTGGGTTGAtagtaactttttttcttactctaAAAGATCATGTTCAATGTTCAGAATCAGAGGGCCTTAAGCTATTTTTCTGAGGTATCAGTTGATAATTTTCATCACAGTACATCTTCGCTGATAGGCTTTTATGCTAAGTTCCCAGAATTTGTGTTACTTTTTCTATATATCATATAAACACACACTAAATCATGGTCCAACAGGAGAACCTAAACAAGCTGATGACCAATTTACGGAGCACTCACCCTCATTTTGTGCGTTGCATCAtcccaaatgaaacaaaaacaccTGGTAAGACACTCATGCAGAAAGAGAACTTGCTCGATACAGCCATTCCCCTCTGCACTGGAAACTGATATTCATTTATGGTCTACACTGCTAGGTGCCATGGAGCATGAACTGGTACTTCACCAGCTGCGCTGTAATGGTGTGCTGGAAGGCATCAGGATTTGCAGGAAAGGTTTCCCCAGCAGAGTGCTCTATGCTGACTTCAAACAGAGGTAAGAGTTATAAAATGAAAAGGTAAGTCAGTGTCCTTACTGTTTGCTGTTCATCGCACAGCTGAACCTTACCAGTGTCTCTGGATATGGAAGCACAATAAAGCTATACAAACCAGTGATCAcaagatttaaaaatgcagattgGCATGTGGCTACAACAAGTTCTCCAAAAAAATTTCCAAACTCAGTAGAGTGCTTTGGCCATTGTATCAGCTGCAAGTTTCAGGGGAAGATGCTTTCTTCTTATACACATAGTGGCGATGTTCCTCTCTAGATTTTTTCTATAGCATAGGTTAAGTGGAAAAGATCTCGGAATGAAACGGCTGGAGATCAGTGTCCTCATCTGTGATGGATCGCCTAAAGACAATAAAAGTTTCCTTAACTTTCTTATCAGATTAGAACTTCAGTATAACTGTATCTCTAAACAAGAAATGAATTTCCAGCTTTCTCCCCCACTCTGCTGCACAGACTAATGGTAACTTCAATGACATTTATACCGTTATGATTTGAAATTATCCTTATTTGTATTTCCTCCTCATTCCACAGGTACAAGGTGCTTAATGCCAGTGCAATCCCAGAGGGACAGTTCATTGACAGCAAGAAGGCTTCTGAGAAGCTTCTTGGGTCAATTGATGTGGACCATACCCAGTACAAATTTGGTCACACCAAGGTACAATCCTTTCTTGATTCATTCATtacatctctgtgctctgctctACCTGCCAGTGATGTGCAGCAACATTCCCTTTCTCAAGGTGTTCTTCAAAGCTGGGCTGCTGGGACTCCTGGAGGAGATGAGGGATGAGAAGCTGGCACAGCTCATCACCCGCACACAGGCCAGATGTAGGGGCTTCCTGATGAGAGTGGAGTACCAGAGAATGGTGGAGAGAAGGTACATATTTCCCATCTTCAGTTAAGGTCATTGTACTTGGAGGAAAGTGTTGACACTCATcctactgaaaatatttcatttcctttttaattgtGCTTCAGGGAGTCCATCTTCTGCATCCAGTACAATATTCGTGCATTCATGAATGTGAAGCACTGGCCTTGGATGAAGCTGTTCTTTAAGATCAAGCCCTTGCTGAAGAGTGCAGAATCTGAGAAGGAGATGGCCAACATGAAGGAAGAATTTGAGAAAACCAAGGAAGAGCTTGCAAAGTCTGAGGCAaagaggaaggagctggaggagaaaatGGTGAAACTCGTGCAAGAGAAAAACGATCTGCAGCTCCAAGTGCAGGCTGTgagtaacatttttatttttacaaaatattttacattgcaTACCATgttaaaaaaggtaaaattcaGGCCACCTTCTTTcccaatcatagaatagttagggttggaaaggaccttaagatcatccagttccaccccccctgccatgggtagggacacctcaccctaaatcatgccatccaaggctctgtcgaacctgaccttgaacactgccagggatggagcgttcacaacttccaagggcagcccattccagtgccttaccacccttagagtaaagaacttcttccttatatccaatctaaacttcccctgtttaagttttaacccattaccccttgtcctatcactacagtccctagcgaagagtccctctccagtattcttgtaggcccccttctccgcacagccttctcttctccaggctgaacaaacccaacttACTCAGTCTATCTTTTCCAAAATGTAATCCCAAAGGTCTTACTGGTGCACACATGTTCCTTCAATATAAAATAAACTTTCCTGTATTTTCCCACCAGGAAGCTGATGCTTTAGCTGATGCTGAGGAAAGATGTGACCAGCtcatcaaaaccaaaatccagCTGGAAGCCAAAGTGAAGGAGGTGACTGAAAGGGCTGAggatgaagaagaaattaatgctGAGTTGACAGCCAAGAAGAGGAAACTGGAGGATGAATGTTCAGAGCTGAAGAAAGATATTGATGACCTTGAGTTAACATTGGCCAAagtggagaaggaaaagcatgCCACTGAAAACAAGGTACACACACAGGGAATCACATAAGGGATCAAAAAATCAT
This portion of the Lathamus discolor isolate bLatDis1 chromosome 13, bLatDis1.hap1, whole genome shotgun sequence genome encodes:
- the LOC136021495 gene encoding myosin heavy chain, skeletal muscle, adult-like isoform X3, whose amino-acid sequence is MSSDSEMAIFGEAAPYLRKSEKERIAAQNKPFDAKTSVFVAHAKESFVKGTVQSKEGGKVTVKTEGGETLTVKDDQVFPMNPPKYDKIEDMAMMTHLHEPAVLYNLKERYAAWMIYTYSGLFCVTVNPYKWLPVYNPEVVLAYRGKKRQEAPPHIFSISDNAYQFMLTDRENQSILITGESGAGKTVNTKRVIQYFATIAASGDKKKEEQTSGKMQGTLEDQIISANPLLEAFGNAKTVRNDNSSRFGKFIRIHFGATGKLASADIETYLLEKSRVTFQLKAERSYHIFYQIMSNKKPELIDMLLITTNPYDYQFVSQGEITVASINDQEELMATDSAIDILGFTADEKTAIYKLTGAVMHYGNLKFKQKQREEQAEPDGTEVADKAAYLMGLNSADLLKALCYPRVKVGNEYVTKGQTVQQVVNSVGALAKAVYEKMFLWMVVRINQQLDTKQPRQYFIGVLDIAGFEIFDFNSLEQLCINFTNEKLQQFFNHHMFVLEQEEYKKEGIEWTFIDFGMDLAACIELIEKPMGIFSILEEECMFPKATDTSFKNKLYDQHLGKSNNFQKPKPAKGKAEAHFSLVHYAGTVDYNITGWLEKNKDPLNETVIGLYQKSSVKTLALLFASVGGEAEASGGGGKKGGKKKGSSFQTVSALFRENLNKLMTNLRSTHPHFVRCIIPNETKTPGAMEHELVLHQLRCNGVLEGIRICRKGFPSRVLYADFKQRYKVLNASAIPEGQFIDSKKASEKLLGSIDVDHTQYKFGHTKVFFKAGLLGLLEEMRDEKLAQLITRTQARCRGFLMRVEYQRMVERRESIFCIQYNIRAFMNVKHWPWMKLFFKIKPLLKSAESEKEMANMKEEFEKTKEELAKSEAKRKELEEKMVKLVQEKNDLQLQVQAEADALADAEERCDQLIKTKIQLEAKVKEVTERAEDEEEINAELTAKKRKLEDECSELKKDIDDLELTLAKVEKEKHATENKVKNLTEEMAALDETIVKLTKEKKALQEAHQQTLDDLQAEEDKVNTLTKAKIKLEQQVDDLEGSLEQEKKLRMDLERAKRKLEGDLKLAQDNIMDLENDKQQLDEKLKKKDFEISQIQSKIEDEQTLGMQLQKKIKELQARIEELEEEIEAERTSRAKAEKHRSDLSRELEEISERLEEAGGATAAQIEMNKKREAEFQKMRRDLEEATLQHEATAAALRKKHADSTAELGEQIDNLQRVKQKLEKEKSELKMEIDDLASNMESVSKAKANLEKMCRTLEDQLSEIKTKEEEHQRMINDLNAQRARLQTEAGEYSRHLEEKDGLVSQLSRGKQAFTQQIEELKRHLEEEIKAKNALAHALQSARHDCDLLREQYEEEQEAKGELQRALSKANSEVAQWRTKYETDAIQRTEELEEAKKKLAQRLQDAEEHVEVVNAKCASLEKTKQRLQNEVEDLMIDVERSNAACAALDKKQKNFDKILAEWKQKYEETQAELEASQKEARSLSTELFKMKNAYEESLDHLETLKRENKNLQQEISDLTEQIAEGGKAIHELEKAKKQIEQEKFEIQASLEEAEASLEHEEGKILRLQLELNQVKAEIDRKIAEKDEEIDQMKRNHLRIVESMQSTLDAEIRSRNEALRLKKKMEGDLNEMEIQLSHANRLAAEAQKNLRNTQGVLKDTQIHLDDALRTQEDLKEQVAMVERRANLLQAEVEELRASLEQTERSRKLAEQELLDATERVQLLHTQNTSLINTKKKLETDIAQIQGEMEDTIQEARNAEEKAKKAITDAAMMAEELKKEQDTSAHLERMKKNLDQTVKDLQLRLDEAEQLALKGGKKQIQKLEARVRELEGEVDAEQKRSAEAVKGVRKYERRVKELTYQSEEDRKNILRLQDLVDKLQMKVKSYKRQAEEAEELSNVNLSKFRKIQHELEEAEERADIAESQVNKLRVKSREVFHVKKIGEEE